One Actinospica robiniae DSM 44927 genomic region harbors:
- a CDS encoding flavin reductase family protein, which produces MTLFTTNQDLSPEALREVFGAFPSGVVALVAFVDDEPVGLAASSFTSVSLDPPLVSISIANGSKTWPGLRGATHLGITVLADHHRGFARQLAGPVGSRFEGILLARTEEGSGFVVDGLAHFNTSVYREVEAGDHTVVLLRVHARTAAADGQPLVFHRSGFRTLAA; this is translated from the coding sequence GTGACGCTCTTCACCACCAACCAGGACCTCTCGCCCGAGGCTCTGCGCGAGGTCTTCGGCGCGTTCCCCTCCGGCGTCGTCGCCCTCGTCGCCTTCGTGGACGACGAACCGGTCGGACTCGCGGCCAGTTCCTTCACCTCGGTGAGCCTGGACCCGCCACTGGTGTCGATCTCGATCGCGAACGGCTCGAAGACGTGGCCGGGGCTGCGGGGCGCCACGCATCTGGGCATCACCGTCCTCGCCGATCACCATCGCGGGTTCGCCCGGCAGTTGGCGGGGCCGGTCGGCTCACGGTTCGAAGGGATCCTGCTCGCACGCACCGAGGAGGGGTCAGGATTCGTCGTGGACGGTCTGGCCCACTTCAACACCAGCGTCTATCGCGAGGTCGAGGCGGGGGATCACACAGTCGTCCTGCTTCGCGTACACGCCAGGACGGCGGCCGCCGACGGCCAGCCGCTGGTCTTCCACCGCAGCGGATTCCGCACGCTGGCCGCCTGA
- a CDS encoding TauD/TfdA dioxygenase family protein, whose translation MSENKLTIARVAGRIGAEIGGVDLAEPLEEQTVATIRAALLEHKVVFFRAQRLDHGSQIAFARQFGELTHAHPHEDAPPEAFPQILTIDPDRYAHKYGEDYRQEYRKRQYSYFAGWHTDVTAAVNPPAASILRAETVPEFGGDTQWTNLVAAYQGLSSPLQRLAESLRAVHRFRIPTDGESKLSRRINDNLLIAEHPVVRVHPETGERALFVNPGFTDHIVGLNAVESRRVLDLFYEHLTRPEYIVRFRWRAGDVAFWDNRATAHLAPTDLDHLNVQRTLHRVTLIGDRPVGVDGRESELIAGRPFLAESAVVAS comes from the coding sequence ATGTCGGAAAACAAGCTCACCATAGCCCGCGTCGCCGGCCGCATCGGCGCCGAGATCGGCGGGGTCGACCTCGCCGAACCGCTCGAGGAACAGACCGTCGCCACGATCCGCGCCGCGCTGCTCGAGCACAAGGTCGTCTTCTTCCGCGCGCAGCGTCTGGACCACGGTTCCCAGATCGCCTTCGCGCGCCAGTTCGGCGAACTCACCCACGCCCACCCGCACGAGGACGCCCCGCCGGAGGCGTTCCCGCAGATCCTGACCATCGACCCGGACCGCTACGCGCACAAGTACGGCGAGGACTACCGGCAGGAGTACCGCAAGCGCCAGTACTCGTACTTCGCCGGGTGGCACACCGACGTCACCGCCGCGGTCAACCCGCCGGCCGCCTCCATCCTGCGGGCCGAGACCGTGCCCGAGTTCGGCGGCGACACCCAGTGGACGAACCTCGTCGCCGCCTACCAGGGCCTCAGCAGCCCCCTGCAGCGGCTGGCCGAATCTCTGCGGGCGGTGCACCGCTTCCGCATTCCGACCGACGGGGAGTCGAAGCTGAGCCGGCGCATCAACGACAACCTTCTGATAGCCGAGCACCCGGTGGTGCGGGTGCACCCCGAGACCGGGGAGCGCGCGCTGTTCGTCAACCCGGGCTTCACCGACCACATCGTCGGACTCAACGCGGTGGAGTCCCGGCGTGTGCTCGATCTCTTCTATGAGCACTTGACCCGACCGGAGTACATCGTCCGCTTCCGCTGGCGCGCCGGCGACGTCGCCTTCTGGGACAACCGCGCCACCGCCCACCTCGCCCCGACCGACCTGGACCACCTGAACGTCCAGCGCACCCTGCACCGCGTCACCCTGATCGGCGACCGCCCGGTGGGCGTCGACGGACGGGAGTCCGAGCTCATCGCGGGCAGGCCCTTCCTGGCCGAGAGCGCCGTCGTGGCGTCATGA